CTTCCGGAGTGTCGATCAGTTTAGCGCCAGCCGCTTCATACTGATTATTTGTCAGACCGATTGAAGTGCCTCCATCACGCTGAACAATAACTTCATGACCATTTTCAATCAGTTCACGGACGCCTGCCGGCGTCATTCCGATACGATATTCGTGATTCTTAATCTCTTTAGGGATACCAATCAACATAACGGTTCTCCAGCGGATATTTCTGTGGTTAGTGTATTTCTCTACACTATCATTGGTATTGAATTGTTATCATTTGAATATATTGCATTAATCGATAATAAATTTTGTTTGTTGAATAAAAAATAGGGTTTTGATGTTGCGCTTCTGGTCTGTAAATTGCTAATTTCGGCAGTGCAGCAAAGAAAAGATGAATATTCTTGATATCTATTAAGTATTGTTTGTTTTTTGTACAAGGCCAGTTTTGCTAATTTTCACTGAGAGATCTTCGATCTTATATATGTGGCCGATTGTTGAGAAAAGGGGGTTGCGTCTAAGAGCTAAAACCCTATAATAGCCCTCACTTCAGGACTATAGCTCAGTTGGTTAGAGCACTTGCTCGACATGCAAGGGGTCGTCAGTTCGAATCTGACTAGTCCTACCAGATACAAAAAAAGCCTCGCGAATGCGAGGCTTTTTGCTATCTGGTTGAGGCAGATGAGAACTGACAGTTCGAGCCGAGCGAAGCGAGACAACATTGGAGCTTGCGACGATGGCCCGTAGGGGAATAATCTGACTAGTCCTACCAGATACAAAAAAGCCTCGCGAATGCGGGGCTTTTTGCTATCTGGTTGAGGCAGATGGGAACTGCTATGGTCATATTCAATATGTCACTACAAGCTGACTTTAACGACAGCCGCTTAACTCAAGTCTTTGAAATATTGTCCCGGGGGCTTGCCCAGGGCTTTTTTAAACATTGATACAAAGGCGCTGGGGCTGTGGTAACCCAGATCCAGGGCAACATTGATCACTGAATCACCTTTGCCTAATCGGTTTACTGCTTCGTGTAGCAGCAGCTGCTTACGCCATTGCTGAAAGCTCATCCCGGTCTCTTTGATAAACAGCCTGCTAACGGTGCGCTCGCTGGCTCCGACCAACGCTGACCAGTGAGCCAGACCGGTCCCTGTTTCTGGCTGTTTAATCATGCCCTGCATAATGCGGCGTAGTCGCCGATCGGATGCGCCGGGCAGATGAAGAAGAGAAGGTTTTAGGGCCTGTAGTTCATCCAAAATCACGTGGCAGACCCGGCTGGCTGGACTGTTATCGGCATAGTCTTCGCCAAAATCGGCAACTTTCAGAATCAGTTCTCTTAGCAATGATGATACCTCCACCACACTACACTCTGTCGGAAAACGGTGCAGATATGCGGGGTCGATAAACAGGTGACGGATCTCTGAACTAATCTCCGGACTGACTGAGTGATGGATACCTGCAGGTATCCATACTGCTTGCGATGGCGGTACAACCCAGCTGCCTGCATCGGTAAATACTTTGATAACGCCGGTTGATGCGTAAGCAAGCTGACCTCTGGGGTGGATGTGAAAATCCCATTCCAGTTCTGAAATAATCAGGCTCTGTAAACCGAGAATGGGTAACGCGGCGTCTATTTTATAACCCAGGGTCGAGCGATAGCGTTTGCGAAGTGATGTGGCGTTATCTGTCATGATGTCCGAAATTAAACATTAATTGGCATATTATCGACTTAAAACATAATTGGGTTTTGGCACAATAGCCAGTATCAATTTCGTTTGAGCACCTGCTATGAAGATTCAACTTGATCGTTCCCAGTGGTTGGCCCTGTTTTTAATTCCATCCCTGTCCTCTTTGCTACTGTTCAGTCCGGCGGTGGCGGTACTGAATGAACAACAATTGTATTCTGCGTTGTTAATTATTGGCGGTATGGTTTTGTTTGCTACCGGTGCACTGCCTGAATTTGTGTCGGCAATGGTGGTGTTAGTGCTGGCTATGTTGTTAGCTGTTGCACCAGCTGAGGTTGTTTTTTCAGGTCTGACTTCAACCGCCTGCTGGTTGGTTATCTCAGGGCTTGTCATGGGGATAGCGATAAAGGAAACCGGCCTGGCTAAACGTATCGCTGACCGGCTTAGCGGTCATTTTGATAGCAGTTACACAAAGCTGATCAGTGGCATTGTACTAATGGGCATTATGTTGGGTTTTGTTATGCCATCATCGGTAGGGCGGGTGGTGTTATTTATCCCTATTGCATTAGCCATTGCGAAAAGTTGTGGCTTTGAAAAGGGGAGTAACGGCTATATAGGTGTTTTTCTGGCTGCCGCTTTTGGTTGTCATCTGCCGACCTTTGCAATACTTACCGCGAACATTCCGAATCTGATCATGATGGGTACCGCTGAAACCATCTATGGCTGGACCCCCATGTTTGGTGAGTATCTATTGCTGCATTTTCCAGTGCTGGGTATTTTGAAAGGTATACTGTTGATATGGCTTATTCTTAAACTCTTTCCGGATACGCCGGTTCGTTCAGCAGTGATTTCTGACAGTGGACGGCTAAGTCGCACCGAGCTGCGTCTGATCATCATTATGTTGGGTACACTTGGGTTCTGGGTGACCGATTCAATACACCATATTTCATCTGCCTGGATAGGGTTATCTGCGGCCACTATCTTACTGCTGCCCGGTGTCGGTATGGTGTCTCCCAAGAGCTTCAATGAGAATATTAATATCAGTTCTATTCTTGTTCTAGCCGGCTTGTTAGGTATTGCGAGCCTGATTAATTATAACGAACTCAGCCTGCTGGCGGGTGACAAGGTGCTGGGTTGGCTACCTCTGAATCAGGGAGATGATCTGATCAATTTCTTATCGTTGTCACTTACTGCAATGATCACGGGTGTTGTCGCTACGTTGGCGGGGGTATCTGCAACTTTGAGCCCGTTGGCTGAACAGATCAGTCAGATGACCGGGATGAGCATTGAGGCGGTATTGATGACACAGGTTTTTGGCTTCTCAACAGTGGTGTTCACCTATCAATCAGTGCCTTTGATGATGGCGATACCGTTAGCGGGTGTTGAATTAAAACATGTTGCCCGGCTATGCTTGTTTTTAGCGGTGCTGACGGTGCTGCTGTTATTGCCTTTACACTATCTGTGGTGGCAGTTACTGGGTTGGATCTGATGTAAAGGGGGTTATGTTTGGCTGTGATCATACTCGTCTAGTCCCTGTTTACTTAAGGTTGCCTGAGTACGAAACTGCTTAGGTGTCTGGTTAGATAGTCTTTTGAAAAAGCGATTAAAGTAGCCAGGATCATTAAAGCCCAGTTCGTATGCAATTTCGCTGATACTCAGTACGGTGTAGATCAGGTGCCGTTTTGCTTCCAGTAATAATCGATCATGGATGAGTTGCAGGGCGCTACGTTGCACCAGCTGTTGGCACAGATTGTTGAGGTAGGGAGCGGTAATGCCCAACTCTTTGGCGTAGTTTTCCACTTTGCGATGTTCAATGTAATCCCGGTTGATAAGATCAGTATAACGATTGAGATACTCGCTTCTTTTATCCTGAAGATTCCCTGAATAGTGGCGTTGAACGGCGTTGCGTTCTAACCAGATTCCTAAAAGTTGAACCAATGATCCCAACGCTTCAGAACGGCCGCTGATCATAGG
The genomic region above belongs to Amphritea japonica ATCC BAA-1530 and contains:
- a CDS encoding AraC family transcriptional regulator; the encoded protein is MTDNATSLRKRYRSTLGYKIDAALPILGLQSLIISELEWDFHIHPRGQLAYASTGVIKVFTDAGSWVVPPSQAVWIPAGIHHSVSPEISSEIRHLFIDPAYLHRFPTECSVVEVSSLLRELILKVADFGEDYADNSPASRVCHVILDELQALKPSLLHLPGASDRRLRRIMQGMIKQPETGTGLAHWSALVGASERTVSRLFIKETGMSFQQWRKQLLLHEAVNRLGKGDSVINVALDLGYHSPSAFVSMFKKALGKPPGQYFKDLS
- a CDS encoding SLC13 family permease, producing the protein MKIQLDRSQWLALFLIPSLSSLLLFSPAVAVLNEQQLYSALLIIGGMVLFATGALPEFVSAMVVLVLAMLLAVAPAEVVFSGLTSTACWLVISGLVMGIAIKETGLAKRIADRLSGHFDSSYTKLISGIVLMGIMLGFVMPSSVGRVVLFIPIALAIAKSCGFEKGSNGYIGVFLAAAFGCHLPTFAILTANIPNLIMMGTAETIYGWTPMFGEYLLLHFPVLGILKGILLIWLILKLFPDTPVRSAVISDSGRLSRTELRLIIIMLGTLGFWVTDSIHHISSAWIGLSAATILLLPGVGMVSPKSFNENINISSILVLAGLLGIASLINYNELSLLAGDKVLGWLPLNQGDDLINFLSLSLTAMITGVVATLAGVSATLSPLAEQISQMTGMSIEAVLMTQVFGFSTVVFTYQSVPLMMAIPLAGVELKHVARLCLFLAVLTVLLLLPLHYLWWQLLGWI
- a CDS encoding helix-turn-helix domain-containing protein encodes the protein MAIEKKLIPTIQFYGEHEQQVTPDLLHCESLITRSRVHQFSIRPHRHHGLSQIFYLKSGSGEANLDGDPTTIKGPCIILISEMCVHDFLWSEDVSGYVLSIANPLLDKVEQAVKQEQSVIKSTLIMTVRREQPQLESILELIQYEYNQPMISGRSEALGSLVQLLGIWLERNAVQRHYSGNLQDKRSEYLNRYTDLINRDYIEHRKVENYAKELGITAPYLNNLCQQLVQRSALQLIHDRLLLEAKRHLIYTVLSISEIAYELGFNDPGYFNRFFKRLSNQTPKQFRTQATLSKQGLDEYDHSQT